Proteins encoded together in one Variovorax paradoxus window:
- the tcuA gene encoding FAD-dependent tricarballylate dehydrogenase TcuA has product MTDVLVVGGGNAALCAALMAREAGASVLLLEASPKEWRGGNSQHTRNLRCMHDAPQDVLIDAYPEEEYWQDLLKVTGGLTDEHLARLVIRASSSCRDWMRSHGVHFQPPLSGALHVARTNAFFMGGGKALVNAYFRSAERLGVQIRYDTPVASVELDGDRFVAVRTEAGERIQGKSCVLASGGFESNREWLREAWGQNERGEWPADNFLIRGTRFNQGVLLKHMIEAGADSIGDPSQGHMVAIDARAPLYDGGICTRIDCVSLGVVVNREAQRFYDEGEDFWPKRYAIWGRLVAQQPGQIAWSVIDQKAVGRFMPPVFTGTQANTLGELAQKIGLDETAFVRTVQDYNAACRVGRFDHTALDDCHTEGVAPAKTHWARPIDTAPFYAYPVRPGITFTYLGLKVDETAAVRFGGRPSPNLFVAGEMMAGNVLGKGYTAGVGMSIGTAFGRIAGTQAAHAAKNLSKNSPEAALAAAH; this is encoded by the coding sequence GTGACAGATGTTCTGGTTGTCGGCGGCGGCAATGCCGCGCTGTGCGCCGCGCTGATGGCGCGCGAGGCCGGCGCTTCGGTGCTGCTGCTCGAAGCCTCGCCCAAGGAATGGCGCGGCGGCAATTCGCAGCACACCCGCAACCTGCGCTGCATGCACGACGCACCGCAGGACGTGCTGATCGACGCCTACCCTGAAGAGGAATACTGGCAAGACCTGCTGAAGGTGACCGGCGGCCTCACCGACGAGCACTTGGCGCGCCTGGTGATTCGCGCCTCATCCAGTTGCCGCGACTGGATGCGCAGCCACGGCGTGCACTTTCAGCCGCCGCTTTCGGGTGCGCTGCACGTGGCGCGTACCAATGCATTCTTCATGGGCGGCGGCAAGGCGTTGGTGAACGCCTATTTCCGCAGCGCCGAACGGCTGGGCGTGCAGATCCGCTACGACACGCCCGTGGCCTCGGTGGAGCTTGACGGCGACCGCTTCGTGGCCGTGCGCACCGAAGCCGGGGAGCGCATTCAAGGCAAGAGCTGCGTGCTGGCCTCAGGCGGCTTCGAGTCGAACCGCGAATGGCTGCGCGAAGCCTGGGGCCAGAACGAGCGCGGCGAATGGCCGGCCGACAACTTCCTGATTCGCGGCACGCGCTTCAACCAGGGCGTGCTGCTCAAGCACATGATCGAAGCCGGTGCCGACAGCATCGGCGACCCGTCGCAAGGCCACATGGTGGCCATCGATGCGCGCGCGCCGCTGTACGACGGCGGCATCTGCACGCGCATCGACTGCGTGTCGCTCGGTGTGGTGGTCAACCGCGAGGCGCAGCGCTTCTACGACGAGGGCGAAGACTTCTGGCCCAAGCGCTATGCCATCTGGGGCCGGCTCGTGGCGCAGCAGCCGGGGCAGATCGCGTGGTCGGTCATCGACCAGAAGGCTGTCGGGCGCTTCATGCCGCCGGTGTTCACCGGCACGCAGGCGAACACGCTCGGCGAGCTGGCGCAGAAGATCGGTCTCGACGAAACCGCGTTCGTTCGCACCGTGCAGGACTACAACGCCGCCTGCCGCGTCGGGCGCTTCGACCACACGGCCTTGGACGACTGCCACACCGAAGGCGTTGCACCGGCCAAGACGCACTGGGCGCGCCCTATCGACACGGCGCCCTTTTACGCGTACCCGGTGCGGCCCGGCATCACCTTCACCTACCTGGGCCTGAAGGTGGACGAAACGGCCGCGGTGCGCTTCGGCGGCCGGCCCAGCCCCAATCTCTTTGTGGCCGGAGAAATGATGGCCGGCAATGTGCTGGGCAAGGGCTACACCGCCGGCGTGGGCATGAGCATCGGCACGGCCTTCGGGCGCATTGCCGGCACGCAGGCTGCGCACGCGGCAAAGAACCTTTCGAAGAATTCCCCGGAGGCCGCCCTTGCAGCAGCTCACTGA
- a CDS encoding bile acid:sodium symporter family protein has protein sequence MDATLIVTRFLFGALALVMFGLGLSLSLEDFRRLFKHPKAVTIALALQVVGLPLACYAIIVGFGLSPVFAIGLMLLAASPGGISANLFSHLFGGNVAMNISLTAVNTLLSIVTLPLIANWAINHFAQGGQVVPLQTRKLVEVIAIVLVPVAIGMFVASRKPGFAARMEKPTKIFSAVVLAVVTVLAIANEWKTITATFAEIGLPVLLFNLLSLLAGYYLSRAAGLDKPLATAISYEIGIHNSTLAIFIAVSVLGSFQLALPAAIYSVVMYITAPLFGWLLLRKPQPEAVPAR, from the coding sequence ATGGACGCTACGCTCATCGTGACCCGGTTTCTGTTCGGCGCACTGGCGCTGGTGATGTTCGGGCTCGGGCTTTCGCTCTCGCTGGAAGACTTTCGGCGGCTTTTCAAGCACCCCAAGGCGGTGACCATTGCGCTCGCGCTGCAGGTTGTCGGCCTGCCGCTGGCCTGCTACGCCATCATCGTCGGCTTCGGCCTGTCGCCGGTGTTCGCCATCGGGCTCATGCTGCTCGCGGCTTCGCCGGGCGGCATTTCGGCCAACCTGTTCTCGCACCTGTTCGGTGGCAACGTGGCCATGAACATCTCGCTCACGGCCGTGAACACGCTGCTGTCGATCGTCACGCTGCCGCTCATCGCCAACTGGGCCATCAATCATTTCGCGCAGGGCGGCCAGGTGGTGCCGCTGCAAACGCGCAAGCTGGTGGAGGTGATCGCCATCGTGCTGGTGCCGGTGGCCATCGGCATGTTCGTGGCCTCGCGCAAGCCCGGCTTCGCGGCGCGAATGGAAAAGCCCACCAAGATCTTCAGCGCGGTGGTGCTTGCGGTGGTCACGGTGCTGGCCATCGCCAACGAATGGAAGACCATCACCGCAACCTTCGCGGAAATCGGCCTGCCGGTGCTGCTGTTCAATCTGCTGAGCCTGCTCGCGGGCTACTACCTGAGCCGCGCCGCGGGCCTGGACAAGCCGCTGGCCACGGCCATCAGCTACGAGATCGGCATCCACAACTCCACTTTGGCCATCTTCATCGCGGTGAGCGTGCTGGGCAGCTTTCAGCTCGCGCTGCCGGCCGCGATCTATTCGGTGGTGATGTACATCACCGCCCCGCTGTTCGGCTGGTTGTTGCTGCGCAAGCCGCAACCGGAGGCCGTGCCTGCGCGATGA
- the tcuB gene encoding tricarballylate utilization 4Fe-4S protein TcuB, whose amino-acid sequence MQQLTDLVARARADADGIGSASPRVNPIRPALPLTASEGEVARILQICNACRYCEGFCAVFPAMTRRLEFGKADTHYLANLCHNCGSCLHACQYAPPHEFAVNVPQAMAQVRMQTYHDYAWPPAMGALYKKAGLTVALALAAGLALFLVLAVAMTGSLFHEPLAGNFYAIFPHNFLALVFGAVFGLVVFALGMGTRRFWREVSPAQESAPAEVADVRTAASAEAAHDVLRLKYLDGGHGQGCNNEDDRFTLWRRRFHHFTFYGFMLCFASTCVATLYHYLLGLQAPYALTSLPVLLGTAGGIGLVIGPVGLLWTNLRRNAAHGDIAQRPMDRGFIALLLLTSLTGLALLAWRDTAFMALLLAVHLGVVMALFLTLPYGKFAHGIFRSAALLKFAIEKRLPSRLQLGGD is encoded by the coding sequence TTGCAGCAGCTCACTGACCTCGTCGCGCGTGCCCGTGCGGATGCAGACGGCATAGGCAGCGCCTCGCCGCGGGTGAATCCGATCCGCCCCGCCCTGCCCCTGACTGCGAGCGAGGGCGAGGTGGCGCGCATCCTGCAGATCTGCAACGCCTGCCGCTATTGCGAAGGCTTCTGCGCCGTATTTCCCGCAATGACGCGGCGGCTCGAGTTCGGCAAGGCCGACACGCACTACCTGGCCAACCTGTGCCACAACTGCGGCTCCTGCCTGCATGCCTGCCAATATGCGCCGCCGCACGAGTTTGCGGTGAACGTGCCGCAGGCCATGGCTCAGGTGCGCATGCAGACGTACCACGACTACGCGTGGCCGCCCGCGATGGGCGCGCTCTACAAGAAGGCCGGCCTCACCGTGGCGCTCGCACTGGCCGCCGGCCTCGCGCTGTTTCTGGTGCTGGCCGTGGCGATGACGGGATCGCTGTTCCATGAGCCGCTCGCGGGCAATTTCTACGCGATCTTTCCGCACAACTTCCTGGCGCTGGTGTTCGGCGCGGTGTTCGGCCTGGTGGTGTTCGCGCTGGGCATGGGCACGCGCCGGTTCTGGCGCGAGGTGTCACCGGCACAGGAAAGCGCGCCCGCCGAAGTGGCCGACGTGCGCACCGCAGCCAGCGCCGAAGCCGCGCACGACGTGCTGCGGCTCAAGTACCTGGACGGCGGCCACGGCCAGGGCTGCAACAACGAGGACGACCGCTTCACTCTCTGGCGCAGGCGCTTTCACCACTTCACCTTCTACGGCTTCATGCTGTGCTTTGCCTCCACCTGCGTGGCAACGCTCTACCATTACCTGCTCGGCCTGCAAGCGCCCTATGCGTTGACCAGCCTGCCGGTGCTGCTGGGCACTGCCGGCGGCATCGGCCTGGTCATAGGCCCGGTCGGGTTGCTGTGGACGAACCTGCGGCGCAATGCCGCGCACGGCGACATTGCGCAGCGGCCGATGGACCGCGGCTTCATCGCGCTGCTGCTGCTCACCAGCCTGACGGGCCTTGCGCTGCTCGCCTGGCGCGACACCGCCTTCATGGCGCTGCTGCTCGCGGTGCACCTGGGCGTGGTCATGGCGCTCTTCCTGACGCTGCCCTACGGAAAGTTCGCGCACGGCATCTTCCGCTCGGCGGCGCTGCTGAAATTCGCGATTGAAAAACGCCTGCCCAGCCGCTTGCAACTGGGCGGCGACTGA
- a CDS encoding NAD-dependent epimerase/dehydratase family protein: MSENIFVAGAAGAIGSALVPLLIEAGYTVHGTTRRPERARALEARGVVPVVVDVFDAEALQAAMVGIKPAIVIHQLTDLPPDLDPRKMADAAYRNARVRTEGTRNLVAAAQAAGSRLLVAQSIAWVYAPGPLPHVEEHPLDLQAEGSRRVSVEGVAALERSVLGAKGITGTVLRYGQFYGPGTSNAEPKGACPVHVEAAARATVLALRNARSGIFNIAEDNPEVSSEKAKRALGWHPSMRLRERQGVAS, from the coding sequence ATGAGCGAAAACATATTTGTGGCAGGCGCGGCCGGTGCGATTGGCAGTGCGCTTGTTCCGCTGTTGATCGAGGCGGGCTACACGGTGCACGGCACCACGCGGCGCCCAGAGCGCGCGCGTGCGCTTGAAGCGCGCGGCGTGGTTCCGGTCGTTGTCGACGTGTTCGACGCAGAGGCGCTGCAGGCGGCCATGGTTGGCATCAAGCCGGCGATCGTGATCCACCAGCTCACCGACCTGCCGCCTGATCTCGATCCCAGGAAGATGGCCGATGCCGCCTACCGCAACGCGCGCGTTCGCACCGAAGGCACGCGCAACCTGGTGGCTGCGGCACAAGCGGCCGGCAGCCGCCTGCTGGTAGCGCAGAGCATTGCCTGGGTCTATGCACCGGGGCCCTTGCCCCATGTAGAGGAACACCCGCTCGACCTTCAGGCCGAAGGCAGCCGCCGCGTCAGCGTGGAAGGCGTGGCGGCACTGGAGCGCAGCGTGTTGGGCGCCAAGGGCATCACGGGCACCGTGTTGCGCTACGGGCAGTTCTACGGCCCCGGCACCTCGAACGCCGAACCCAAGGGCGCGTGCCCAGTGCATGTGGAGGCTGCGGCACGGGCAACAGTGCTCGCGCTGCGGAATGCGCGGTCCGGCATCTTCAACATTGCCGAAGACAACCCTGAGGTCAGCAGCGAGAAGGCGAAGCGCGCACTCGGCTGGCATCCATCGATGCGGCTGCGCGAGCGGCAGGGAGTCGCATCGTGA
- a CDS encoding class II aldolase/adducin family protein, with the protein MNANSQSEIQKLVSAEEWQLRVDLAACYRLVALYGWSDLVFTHISARIPGPEHHFLINPYGLMFDEITASSLVKVDQQCNKIIESPYPVNPAGFVIHSAVHAAREDIQCVLHTHTKAGIAVSAQKNGVLPISQQSTFVLASLAYHDYEGVAFRDDEKPRLQADMGNANFLMLRNHGLLTCGKTIADAFLSMYTFENTCQIQIAAQSGGGELTQVNPKIVEGVGQAMKVQTGGLGGQFVWPSLIRKLDRIDDSYKQ; encoded by the coding sequence ATGAACGCAAACTCCCAATCCGAAATCCAGAAGCTCGTGTCCGCCGAAGAGTGGCAGCTGCGCGTCGACCTTGCCGCGTGCTACCGCCTGGTGGCGCTCTACGGCTGGAGCGACCTGGTGTTCACGCACATCAGCGCGCGCATTCCGGGGCCCGAGCACCACTTCCTCATCAACCCCTACGGCCTGATGTTCGACGAGATCACCGCGTCCAGCCTGGTCAAGGTCGACCAGCAGTGCAACAAGATCATCGAGTCGCCCTACCCCGTCAACCCGGCCGGCTTCGTGATCCACAGCGCCGTGCATGCCGCGCGCGAAGACATCCAGTGCGTGCTGCACACCCACACCAAGGCCGGCATTGCCGTGAGCGCGCAGAAGAACGGCGTGCTGCCCATCAGCCAGCAATCGACCTTCGTGCTGGCCTCGCTGGCCTATCACGACTACGAAGGCGTGGCCTTCCGCGATGACGAAAAGCCGCGCCTGCAGGCCGACATGGGCAACGCCAATTTCCTGATGCTGCGCAACCACGGCCTGCTCACTTGCGGCAAGACCATTGCAGACGCGTTCCTTTCGATGTACACCTTCGAGAACACCTGCCAGATCCAGATTGCAGCGCAGTCGGGCGGCGGCGAACTGACGCAGGTGAACCCGAAGATCGTCGAAGGCGTGGGCCAGGCGATGAAGGTGCAGACGGGCGGCCTGGGCGGGCAATTCGTCTGGCCGTCGCTCATTCGCAAGCTCGACCGCATCGACGACAGCTACAAGCAATAA
- a CDS encoding cupin domain-containing protein, translating to MVLAAGWALVPHSNRQDAAQWFADVCSTVAAGPMFSSAPAPAGSGAEARPATSVKMLSCEPLPNVPGKSVTTVLVDFPPLAYSPAHRHPGSVTAIILEGTVRSQLAGGPVGTFKSGETFFEPPRTLHLFAENPDPVHPAKLVAVFVADENCGPLLLPPDAD from the coding sequence ATGGTGCTGGCGGCCGGCTGGGCGCTGGTGCCGCACAGCAACCGGCAGGACGCCGCGCAATGGTTTGCCGATGTATGCAGCACCGTGGCAGCCGGGCCCATGTTTTCGTCAGCCCCGGCGCCCGCCGGCTCCGGCGCCGAAGCGAGGCCGGCTACCTCGGTCAAGATGCTCTCTTGCGAACCGCTGCCCAACGTGCCGGGCAAGTCGGTGACCACGGTTCTGGTCGACTTTCCGCCGCTGGCCTATTCCCCCGCCCACCGGCACCCGGGCTCGGTGACCGCCATCATTCTCGAAGGCACCGTCCGATCGCAGCTCGCGGGCGGCCCGGTAGGCACCTTCAAGAGCGGCGAGACCTTCTTCGAGCCGCCGCGCACGCTGCACCTCTTTGCGGAGAACCCCGATCCGGTGCACCCCGCAAAGCTGGTCGCGGTGTTTGTTGCCGACGAGAACTGCGGACCGCTGCTGTTGCCGCCTGACGCCGACTGA
- a CDS encoding Crp/Fnr family transcriptional regulator produces MSATKPRLSASHLAAMERNPWFTSMPRAQRDALLGAAELLHLRRGAMVFRQGDPVHAAGGGFYGLVAGTIKISSLRQDGREAILAVLEPGNWFGEITLLDGSPRTHDATALEALDLLVVPPEAFAQQMRDVVFANAIALMLAARVRMLYGLTEDATLRSLRARVAHRLLVLARGDATQSVQLRRTLMLPQEALAMMLGVTRQTLSKELNALARDGLISLSYGRIELLSVDALQALVRSG; encoded by the coding sequence ATGTCCGCCACCAAGCCGCGCCTTTCCGCCTCGCACCTGGCTGCGATGGAGCGCAACCCGTGGTTCACGAGCATGCCGCGGGCGCAGCGCGATGCCTTGCTGGGTGCGGCCGAACTGCTTCATCTGCGGCGCGGTGCCATGGTGTTTCGCCAAGGCGACCCCGTGCACGCGGCGGGCGGCGGCTTCTATGGGCTGGTGGCCGGCACCATCAAGATCTCGTCGCTGCGGCAGGACGGGCGCGAAGCTATTCTCGCGGTGCTGGAGCCCGGCAACTGGTTCGGTGAGATCACGCTGCTCGACGGCTCGCCGCGCACGCACGACGCCACCGCCCTGGAGGCGCTCGATCTGCTGGTGGTGCCCCCTGAAGCTTTTGCACAGCAGATGCGCGACGTGGTGTTTGCCAACGCCATTGCACTCATGCTGGCTGCAAGGGTGCGCATGCTCTACGGGCTGACAGAAGATGCCACGCTGCGCAGCCTGCGTGCGCGCGTGGCGCACCGCCTGCTGGTGCTGGCGCGCGGCGACGCCACGCAATCGGTGCAGCTGCGCCGCACGCTGATGCTGCCTCAGGAGGCGCTGGCCATGATGCTTGGCGTTACGCGCCAGACGCTCTCGAAGGAACTCAACGCGCTGGCGCGCGACGGGCTGATTTCACTGAGCTATGGACGCATCGAGCTTCTGTCGGTCGACGCGCTGCAGGCGCTGGTGCGCAGCGGGTAG
- a CDS encoding LysR family transcriptional regulator, with translation MELRQLRYFVKVCELHSMGRAAVELGVVTSALSQQISRLESELSTRLLQRSSTGAVPTDAGLAFLHQAQLTLRHADDAVRAAQQARLSGHVSVGLAPTTATVLGVPLMRAMQERYPEVRLHMVEALSGHLTTMLHARQLDLAVLFQTDTPRRWSVLPLLAEKLFVIASPTLDGRPTGTKVRLSQLADVPLILPSGSHGLRATLMAAFARARIQPRIVAEVDGLALLMDAVRAGHGATIQPGAATARHDRDDLQLTQISDAHVGRRNLLVSLSDDELSPAALAARVVLADTARALVREGRWTGASLLEN, from the coding sequence ATGGAACTGAGGCAACTGCGTTACTTCGTCAAGGTCTGCGAACTCCACAGCATGGGCCGCGCGGCCGTCGAGCTGGGCGTGGTCACGTCGGCGCTCAGCCAGCAGATCAGCCGGCTCGAGAGCGAGCTTTCGACGCGGCTGCTGCAGCGCAGCTCGACCGGCGCGGTGCCCACCGATGCCGGCCTGGCCTTCTTGCACCAGGCGCAGCTCACGCTGCGGCATGCCGACGACGCCGTGCGCGCGGCGCAGCAGGCGCGCCTGTCAGGCCACGTGAGCGTGGGCCTCGCGCCCACCACGGCCACCGTGCTCGGCGTGCCGCTGATGCGCGCCATGCAGGAGCGCTACCCCGAGGTGCGGCTGCACATGGTCGAGGCGCTCTCGGGCCACCTCACCACCATGCTGCATGCGCGCCAGCTCGACCTGGCGGTGCTGTTCCAGACCGACACGCCGCGGCGCTGGAGCGTGCTGCCGCTGCTGGCGGAAAAGCTGTTCGTGATCGCATCGCCGACGCTGGACGGGCGCCCCACGGGCACCAAGGTGCGCCTGTCGCAACTGGCCGACGTGCCACTCATCCTGCCCAGCGGCAGCCATGGTCTCCGCGCAACGCTGATGGCCGCCTTCGCGCGAGCGCGGATTCAGCCGCGCATCGTGGCCGAGGTGGACGGCCTCGCGCTGCTGATGGACGCCGTGCGCGCAGGCCACGGCGCGACCATCCAACCCGGTGCCGCCACCGCCCGGCACGACCGCGACGACTTGCAACTCACGCAGATCAGCGATGCGCATGTGGGCCGCCGCAACCTGCTCGTCAGCCTCTCTGACGACGAGCTTTCTCCCGCCGCGCTCGCCGCACGCGTGGTGCTTGCCGACACCGCCCGCGCCCTGGTGCGCGAAGGCCGCTGGACTGGCGCCAGTCTTCTCGAAAACTGA
- a CDS encoding PLP-dependent aminotransferase family protein — protein MIKRKEPSDALLEIDRTTAVPLHRQIYERFRTAIEQGVLGPGDRVASARNLASELGVARGTVETAYNLLAGEGYFSARGQAGTVVSPSLPLRPPARRGPGPTEVKAVEPMLAEPVPPPPLQLGIPALDAFPRKLWARLASRRVRATTAADMFYGNPSGHPPLRAAIAAYLQVSRGISCHPSQVFVTGGYRASLALISRTLLSSGDCVWVEDPGFPPTLEVLRSAGHRAVPVPVDDEGMAVALGMRKAAKARMAVVTPSHQAPLGVSMSLARRLQLLAWASQAKAWIVEDDYDGEYRYAGPPLPALKSLDGQDRVLYAGSFSKVLYPGLALGYVVVPESLREGFGGAVQAWSNGCPQITQAVVADFMREGHFSRHLKKMRLLYARRREMLAAALAKAFGEAVRIDLQSGGMHLIARFDTRRASDEELARRAQLAGLNCQPLSARGTARFKDKGLLIGFTNVGSAAHAQQLATRLRDALDRKH, from the coding sequence ATGATTAAAAGGAAAGAACCCTCCGATGCGCTCCTCGAGATCGACCGTACAACGGCCGTGCCTTTGCACCGGCAGATCTACGAGCGCTTCAGAACAGCCATAGAGCAGGGCGTGCTTGGCCCGGGCGATCGGGTGGCGTCAGCGCGCAACCTGGCCAGTGAACTGGGGGTGGCGCGAGGCACGGTCGAGACGGCCTACAACCTGCTCGCGGGCGAAGGCTATTTTTCTGCGCGAGGTCAGGCGGGGACGGTGGTTTCGCCGTCGCTTCCGTTGCGGCCGCCGGCGCGGCGCGGGCCCGGGCCAACGGAGGTGAAAGCCGTCGAACCGATGCTTGCGGAGCCCGTACCCCCGCCTCCGTTGCAGTTGGGTATTCCAGCCCTCGACGCCTTTCCGCGCAAGCTCTGGGCGCGGCTGGCTTCGCGCCGCGTGAGGGCAACCACCGCGGCCGACATGTTCTATGGCAATCCCTCGGGCCATCCGCCGCTGCGCGCCGCCATTGCCGCATATCTGCAGGTGTCGCGTGGTATCTCGTGCCATCCGTCGCAAGTCTTTGTGACCGGCGGGTACCGAGCATCGCTCGCGCTCATTTCGCGCACGCTGCTTTCCAGTGGCGACTGCGTGTGGGTCGAAGACCCAGGCTTTCCACCCACGCTGGAGGTGCTGCGCAGCGCCGGCCACCGTGCGGTGCCAGTGCCGGTCGACGATGAAGGCATGGCCGTTGCGTTGGGCATGCGAAAGGCCGCCAAGGCGAGGATGGCGGTGGTCACGCCGTCTCACCAGGCGCCGCTGGGTGTGTCGATGTCGCTCGCGCGCCGGTTGCAGTTGCTGGCCTGGGCCTCGCAGGCAAAGGCCTGGATCGTGGAAGACGACTACGACGGCGAATACCGCTATGCGGGTCCGCCCCTGCCCGCGCTCAAGAGCCTCGACGGCCAGGACCGCGTGCTGTACGCAGGCAGCTTCTCGAAAGTGCTGTATCCGGGTTTGGCGCTCGGCTATGTGGTGGTGCCCGAGTCATTGCGCGAAGGTTTTGGCGGGGCAGTGCAGGCATGGTCGAACGGCTGCCCGCAGATCACGCAGGCCGTGGTGGCCGACTTCATGCGTGAAGGCCACTTCTCCCGCCACCTGAAGAAGATGCGGCTGCTCTATGCCCGGCGCCGCGAGATGCTTGCGGCGGCGCTGGCAAAGGCCTTCGGCGAGGCTGTGCGCATCGATTTGCAGAGTGGCGGCATGCACCTGATTGCGCGCTTCGACACGCGTCGCGCAAGCGATGAAGAACTGGCCCGCCGTGCGCAGCTTGCAGGGCTGAACTGCCAGCCGCTTTCAGCACGGGGCACCGCAAGGTTCAAGGACAAGGGGCTGCTGATCGGCTTTACCAATGTCGGCTCCGCTGCGCATGCGCAGCAGCTTGCAACGCGGCTGCGAGACGCGCTGGACCGCAAGCACTGA
- a CDS encoding ABC transporter substrate-binding protein, with protein MDSSRRQVLKTSGALLLGGGLSLPALSQTAKAAAGARVVLLGQSVPLTGAAGEIGLAFAAGSRLAVGDFNERNAASGIQLKLLQLDDGYDATRAAANARTLLGTDKADLLFGFVGTASSDAGASVAAQQGNLLFAPFAASDSLREASHPNVFHVRPGMIDEALKIVRQCATVGQTRIALVGDDDAMGRAGLAAVQQAIAELKLPALVATAMVPSGGDKLDAALKTVQQQTPQAIVLVSLSGTTANAIRKLRKSGYTGSFMAFSIVGIDPLYAELGKDIGGIVISQVVPSPRPSAIPIVKEYRAAVDNSDQTPSYEGLEGFIAAKVVGEAVRRAGRGFTTASLQRVMTTMTDYDVGGFRINLRPGLRDPSRNIDLISISADGRVLR; from the coding sequence ATGGACAGCTCTCGCAGGCAAGTACTGAAAACGTCCGGCGCACTGCTGCTGGGCGGAGGCCTTTCTCTTCCGGCGCTCTCGCAAACCGCCAAGGCGGCAGCGGGCGCCCGCGTGGTGCTGCTGGGGCAATCGGTGCCCTTGACCGGTGCCGCCGGCGAGATCGGGCTGGCCTTTGCGGCCGGCAGCCGGCTGGCCGTGGGCGACTTCAACGAACGCAATGCCGCCAGCGGCATCCAGCTCAAGCTGCTGCAGCTGGATGACGGCTACGACGCCACCCGCGCCGCCGCCAACGCACGCACCCTGCTGGGTACGGACAAGGCCGACTTGCTGTTCGGTTTTGTCGGTACTGCAAGCAGCGATGCCGGCGCGAGCGTTGCCGCGCAGCAGGGCAACCTGTTGTTCGCGCCCTTCGCCGCTTCGGATTCGCTGCGCGAGGCGAGCCACCCGAACGTGTTTCATGTGCGTCCCGGCATGATCGACGAGGCCCTGAAGATCGTGCGCCAGTGCGCGACCGTGGGGCAGACGCGCATTGCCCTGGTGGGCGACGACGATGCCATGGGCCGCGCCGGCCTGGCAGCCGTGCAGCAGGCCATTGCCGAACTCAAGCTCCCTGCCCTGGTGGCCACGGCAATGGTTCCTTCGGGCGGCGACAAGCTCGATGCGGCCCTGAAGACGGTGCAGCAGCAAACGCCCCAGGCCATCGTGCTGGTTTCGCTCTCGGGCACCACGGCCAACGCGATCCGCAAGCTGCGCAAGAGCGGCTACACAGGCAGCTTCATGGCCTTTTCCATCGTGGGTATCGACCCGCTCTACGCCGAGCTCGGCAAGGACATCGGCGGGATCGTCATTTCGCAGGTGGTGCCCTCGCCGCGGCCTTCGGCCATTCCCATCGTGAAGGAATACCGCGCAGCGGTCGACAACTCCGACCAGACGCCTTCCTACGAAGGCCTGGAGGGTTTCATTGCCGCCAAGGTGGTCGGCGAAGCGGTGCGGCGGGCAGGCCGCGGCTTCACCACCGCAAGCCTGCAGCGCGTGATGACAACGATGACGGATTACGACGTGGGCGGCTTCCGCATCAACCTGCGGCCCGGCCTGCGCGATCCGTCGCGCAACATCGACCTGATCAGCATCTCGGCGGACGGCCGCGTCTTGCGCTGA
- a CDS encoding HD domain-containing protein has product MSERASFTSMQQSTREDWQLIGGEFRQFAGGLPARVIRHLQILEGDYGGFPVDRYTHSLQTATRALRDGRDEEYVVCALLHDIGDTLGSFNHPDIAAAILKPFVSEANHWMVQHHGIFQGHYFFHHIGLDRDMRDNFKNHPHYERTAEFCALYDNPAFDPKAETLPIGEFEPMLQRLMAQPKQSIYKAAMQEPAAA; this is encoded by the coding sequence ATGAGCGAACGGGCGAGTTTCACCAGCATGCAGCAGAGCACGCGCGAAGACTGGCAACTGATCGGCGGCGAATTCAGGCAATTTGCAGGCGGCCTTCCCGCCCGCGTGATCAGGCACCTGCAGATCCTCGAAGGCGACTACGGCGGCTTTCCGGTCGACCGCTACACCCATTCGCTGCAAACCGCGACCCGCGCACTGCGCGACGGCCGCGACGAGGAATACGTGGTGTGCGCGCTGCTGCACGACATCGGCGACACGCTCGGCAGCTTCAATCACCCTGATATCGCGGCCGCAATCCTGAAGCCCTTCGTCAGCGAGGCCAACCACTGGATGGTGCAGCACCACGGCATCTTCCAGGGCCACTACTTCTTTCACCACATCGGGCTGGACCGCGACATGCGCGACAACTTCAAGAACCACCCGCACTACGAGCGCACGGCCGAGTTCTGCGCGCTGTACGACAACCCGGCGTTCGACCCCAAGGCCGAGACGCTGCCCATCGGCGAATTCGAACCCATGCTGCAACGCCTGATGGCGCAGCCCAAGCAGAGCATCTACAAGGCCGCGATGCAAGAGCCGGCCGCCGCCTGA